In one window of Mercurialis annua linkage group LG4, ddMerAnnu1.2, whole genome shotgun sequence DNA:
- the LOC126676574 gene encoding uncharacterized protein LOC126676574, producing MAIEFCSDTNASPRISFSHDLCISDIVPIEQQHPTLRSNSIGSVDFDFCTRKSFDQDSSSADELFSDGKILPTEIKKKNKSSSLSAAKQADVLSDDSSKKEKLSDEAEEKQSNTKSFWRFKRSSSSNCVSGYGRSLCPLPLLSRSNSTGSTPVKRASLSRENSNHKQQKQPFIKSSSSNYQKPPLKKGYGSNYGNGSVRVNPVLNVPSANLFGLGSIFFNNGKDKSRKK from the coding sequence ATGGCAATCGAATTCTGTTCCGATACTAACGCGAGTCCAAGAATCTCATTTTCTCACGATCTTTGCATTTCTGACATTGTTCCGATTGAGCAACAACACCCAACTCTCCGATCAAATTCAATCGGAAGCGTCGATTTCGACTTCTGCACTCGTAAAAGCTTCGATCAAGATTCATCCTCAGCCGATGAACTTTTCTCCGACGGCAAGATTCTTCCCACAGAAATCAAGAAAAAGAACAAATCATCATCACTCTCCGCCGCCAAACAGGCTGATGTTTTGTCCGACGACAGTTCAAAGAAAGAAAAGTTGAGCGATGAAGCGGAAGAGAAGCAAAGTAATACGAAGTCGTTTTGGCGGTTCAAAAGAAGTAGCAGTTCGAACTGTGTGAGTGGTTACGGTAGAAGTTTATGTCCTTTACCACTTTTATCCAGAAGTAACTCTACTGGCTCTACACCTGTTAAAAGGGCATCATTGTCAAGGGAAAATTCTAATCACAAGCAGCAAAAACAACCATTCATCAAATCGTCGTCAAGCAATTATCAAAAGCCTCCATTAAAAAAGGGTTACGGGTCTAATTATGGAAATGGGTCTGTTCGTGTAAATCCTGTGTTAAATGTTCCTTCAGCAAATTTGTTCGGCTTAGGTTCAATATTCTTCAACAATGGCAAAGATAAGAGCAGGAAGAAGTGA